Proteins encoded by one window of Nocardia goodfellowii:
- a CDS encoding MFS transporter has product MTADLPERNFGVIRWVMLAVLCASLLLVAMDATILNVALPSLIDDLHVGQLEQLWIIDVYGLVLGGLLITTGAVGDRVGRKLLFLSGFLLFGIASVVAATAQSAGQLIAGRVLLALGGAMVMPSTLSLIRNIFADPKERTLAIGIWAAVAGAGATIGPIVGGLLVEDFGWASAFWLNVPVVLVTVGAGVWLLPEYRSPQSGVLDWLSAALSIAGIVGLAWGIKHIAKGSAGGLDWAVFLLGLLFLAWFARRQLTAADPLLDVRLFRNGPFLAAALATLLAMLAIGAALFLISLWLQYIHGYSPSQAGLRTMPSAVTLLAASLATPWLMQRVGVRGVLAIGLGALALGFLGLALSPEPTTYPVVALVLATFGLGDGLAVTAAAAVLVSAVPPERAGQAGAVSETNYELGMGLGVALLGSIHARIFSENMTEIPLHGDLLEQARGSVGGAVEVASELDPAARAQVLTETGHAFDVALTITSYISAAIVAGVAVIAVWLVPRGFRITGNH; this is encoded by the coding sequence GTGACGGCGGATTTGCCCGAGCGCAACTTCGGGGTCATACGGTGGGTGATGCTCGCCGTGCTGTGTGCGAGCCTGCTGCTGGTGGCCATGGATGCCACCATCCTCAATGTCGCCCTGCCCTCGCTGATCGACGACCTGCACGTCGGTCAGCTGGAGCAGTTGTGGATCATCGACGTCTACGGCCTGGTGCTCGGCGGCCTGCTCATCACCACCGGCGCGGTCGGCGACCGGGTGGGCCGGAAGCTGTTGTTTCTCAGCGGGTTTCTGCTCTTCGGCATCGCCTCGGTAGTGGCTGCCACCGCGCAGAGCGCCGGCCAGTTGATCGCCGGCCGGGTGCTGCTGGCCCTGGGCGGCGCCATGGTGATGCCCTCGACGCTCTCGCTGATCCGCAATATTTTCGCCGATCCGAAGGAACGCACCCTCGCCATCGGTATCTGGGCGGCGGTGGCGGGTGCGGGCGCCACCATCGGCCCGATCGTGGGCGGGCTCCTGGTCGAGGATTTCGGCTGGGCGTCGGCATTCTGGCTGAATGTGCCCGTCGTGCTGGTCACCGTCGGCGCGGGCGTGTGGTTATTGCCCGAATATCGGTCTCCGCAATCGGGTGTGCTGGATTGGCTCTCGGCCGCCCTGTCGATCGCCGGAATCGTCGGGCTGGCCTGGGGTATCAAACACATCGCGAAAGGGTCGGCGGGCGGGCTGGATTGGGCTGTTTTCCTGCTCGGTCTGCTTTTCCTGGCCTGGTTCGCGCGACGGCAGCTCACCGCCGCCGACCCGCTGCTGGATGTCCGGCTGTTCCGCAACGGGCCGTTCCTGGCCGCCGCGCTGGCCACCCTGCTGGCCATGCTCGCCATCGGCGCCGCCCTGTTCCTGATTTCCCTGTGGCTGCAATACATTCACGGTTATTCGCCGTCCCAGGCCGGCCTGCGAACCATGCCGTCGGCCGTCACCCTGCTCGCGGCGTCGCTGGCCACCCCGTGGCTGATGCAGCGCGTCGGCGTGCGCGGCGTGCTCGCGATCGGGCTCGGCGCGCTCGCTCTCGGCTTCCTCGGCCTGGCGCTGAGCCCGGAACCGACGACCTACCCGGTGGTGGCGCTGGTGCTGGCCACGTTCGGGCTCGGTGACGGGCTCGCGGTCACGGCCGCCGCCGCGGTCCTGGTCTCCGCGGTACCGCCGGAACGAGCCGGGCAAGCGGGTGCTGTCTCCGAAACCAACTACGAACTCGGCATGGGTCTGGGCGTGGCGCTGCTCGGCAGTATCCACGCCCGCATATTCAGCGAGAATATGACCGAGATCCCGCTGCACGGTGATTTGCTCGAACAAGCGCGGGGGTCGGTGGGCGGCGCGGTCGAGGTCGCCTCGGAATTGGATCCGGCCGCGCGCGCCCAAGTGCTCACCGAAACCGGCCACGCCTTCGATGTGGCGCTGACCATCACCTCCTATATTTCGGCGGCGATCGTCGCGGGGGTGGCGGTAATCGCGGTATGGCTGGTCCCGCGCGGTTTCCGGATCACCGGTAATCACTGA
- the thiC gene encoding phosphomethylpyrimidine synthase ThiC: MGKQATSDTVDTVTTGPIEGSVKHYIEVDELRIPVRRINLTNGEHFDVYDTSGPYTDDNAAIDLEAGLAKLRDAWTKPDVEGPRTQLAWARQGIITPEMRFIAAREGVSAELVRAEVAAGRAVIPANHNHPELEPTIIGKKFLVKINANIGNSAVSSSIAEEVEKMVWATRWGADTIMDLSTGKNIHETREWILRNSPVPVGTVPIYQALEKVNGDPTQLTWEIYRDTVIEQAEQGVDYMTVHAGVLLRYIPLTAKRVTGIVSRGGSIMAAWCLAHHQESFLYTHFEELCEILARYDITFSLGDGLRPGSIADANDEAQFAELRTLGELTKIAKSHGVQVMIEGPGHVPMHKIVENVRLEEELCEEAPFYTLGPLATDIAPAYDHITSAIGAAIIAQAGTAMLCYVTPKEHLGLPNRDDVKVGVITYKIAAHAADLAKAHPHAQDRDNELSKARFEFRWRDQFALSLDPDTAREYHDETMPAEPAKTAHFCSMCGPKFCSMRISADVREYAERQGLTDVEAIEAGMAEKSAEFADAGAKVYLPIVS; encoded by the coding sequence ATGGGCAAACAAGCCACGTCCGACACTGTCGACACCGTTACCACGGGCCCGATCGAAGGCAGCGTCAAGCACTACATCGAAGTCGACGAACTCCGAATTCCGGTGCGCCGCATCAACCTCACCAACGGTGAGCACTTCGATGTGTACGACACCTCCGGTCCGTACACCGACGACAACGCCGCCATCGATCTGGAGGCGGGGCTCGCGAAGCTACGCGACGCCTGGACCAAGCCGGACGTCGAGGGGCCGCGCACCCAGCTGGCCTGGGCACGGCAGGGCATCATCACGCCGGAGATGCGTTTCATCGCCGCGCGCGAAGGGGTTTCGGCGGAGCTGGTGCGCGCGGAGGTCGCCGCGGGCCGCGCGGTGATCCCGGCCAACCACAACCATCCCGAGCTCGAGCCGACCATCATCGGCAAGAAGTTCCTGGTGAAAATCAACGCCAATATCGGCAACTCCGCGGTGTCCTCCTCGATCGCCGAAGAGGTGGAGAAGATGGTGTGGGCGACCCGCTGGGGCGCGGACACCATCATGGATCTGTCCACCGGCAAGAACATCCACGAAACCCGCGAATGGATCCTGCGCAACTCCCCCGTCCCGGTCGGCACCGTGCCGATCTACCAGGCGCTGGAGAAGGTGAACGGCGATCCGACCCAGCTCACCTGGGAGATCTACCGCGACACCGTGATCGAGCAGGCCGAGCAGGGTGTGGACTACATGACCGTGCACGCCGGTGTGCTGCTGCGCTACATACCGCTGACCGCCAAGCGCGTCACCGGCATCGTCTCGCGGGGCGGATCCATCATGGCCGCGTGGTGTCTGGCGCACCACCAGGAATCGTTCCTGTACACGCACTTCGAGGAACTCTGCGAGATCCTCGCGCGCTACGACATCACCTTCTCCCTCGGTGACGGCCTGCGCCCCGGTTCCATCGCCGACGCCAACGACGAGGCGCAGTTCGCCGAGCTGCGCACCCTGGGCGAACTCACCAAGATCGCGAAATCCCATGGCGTGCAGGTGATGATCGAGGGCCCCGGCCACGTGCCGATGCACAAGATCGTGGAGAACGTGCGTCTGGAGGAGGAGCTCTGCGAGGAGGCCCCGTTCTACACCCTGGGCCCGCTCGCCACCGATATCGCACCGGCCTACGACCACATCACCTCGGCCATCGGCGCGGCCATCATCGCGCAGGCGGGCACCGCGATGCTCTGCTACGTCACCCCGAAAGAGCATCTGGGACTGCCCAATCGGGATGACGTGAAGGTCGGCGTGATCACCTACAAGATCGCCGCGCATGCCGCGGATCTGGCCAAGGCGCACCCGCACGCCCAGGACCGGGACAACGAATTGTCCAAGGCCCGTTTCGAATTCCGCTGGCGCGACCAGTTCGCGCTGTCGCTGGATCCGGACACCGCGCGCGAGTACCACGACGAGACCATGCCCGCGGAGCCCGCCAAGACCGCACACTTCTGCTCCATGTGCGGGCCGAAGTTCTGCTCCATGCGCATCTCCGCCGATGTGCGGGAATACGCTGAGCGGCAAGGGCTTACCGATGTCGAGGCGATCGAGGCCGGCATGGCCGAGAAGTCGGCGGAGTTCGCCGACGCGGGCGCCAAGGTGTATCTGCCGATCGTGTCCTGA
- a CDS encoding VOC family protein: MQKIVTNLWYDTQAEEAAEFYCSLFPDSKITNVQHYSEAGPREADLVMTVDFELGGQQFTAINGGGDYHYSHAMSLLINCDSQAEVDRLWAALLADGGQEIECGWLNDKYGVPWQVWPAEANALMVGDKEAVNRAMKAMLGMRKIDVQAMRDAYEGKVS, from the coding sequence ATGCAGAAAATCGTCACGAATCTCTGGTACGACACCCAGGCCGAGGAAGCCGCCGAGTTCTACTGTTCGCTCTTTCCCGATTCGAAGATCACCAACGTGCAGCACTACTCCGAGGCCGGGCCGCGCGAAGCCGACCTCGTCATGACCGTCGACTTCGAACTCGGCGGGCAGCAGTTCACCGCTATCAACGGCGGCGGTGACTACCACTACTCGCACGCTATGTCGTTGTTGATCAACTGTGACAGCCAGGCCGAGGTCGACCGCCTCTGGGCGGCGCTGCTCGCCGACGGCGGCCAGGAAATCGAATGCGGATGGCTCAACGACAAGTACGGCGTGCCATGGCAGGTCTGGCCCGCCGAAGCGAACGCGCTCATGGTCGGCGACAAGGAAGCCGTCAACCGCGCCATGAAGGCCATGCTCGGTATGCGCAAGATCGACGTCCAGGCCATGCGCGACGCCTACGAGGGCAAGGTCAGCTGA
- a CDS encoding lipase family protein: MAVLTGDRTRRGRSLAATLGVAVAVAATLLTGGVTAAPAAAVPPPSQDAFYQAPAGFEATEPGTVLKSREVRLAVITVLPLNVRSWQLMYRTTDLFEQPTVAVSTVILPAGADPNRPRPLVSLQFYYDSASPDCAPSFVLREGAGLPGLEGIHSQSELIALAALISQGWAVSIPDYEGLQGHLAVAKEPGYMTLDGIRAAERFEPLGLDGVHTPVAMWGYSGGGMGSGWAAEMQPSYAPELNVEGVALGAPTSDVVSLLHTNGSMFSSLVGIGMASLSKAYPAFRETTYRHLTPEGRGLLDRINSQCLPRNALTAMFVDYQRLLDIPIKDFLALPEIKEVFDATVLGRNTPTAPIFLYQGVFDEAVPVWTNDRLSQQWCAAGASVLYKRDHLSEHLTLPSLGMADTFNWLKSRLAPGAPDQVGCRTENTVSMLADTNDLITQIEINLNATFGALGFPIGPRER, from the coding sequence GTGGCAGTGCTCACCGGAGATCGGACCAGACGCGGCAGATCGCTCGCGGCCACGCTGGGGGTGGCCGTGGCCGTCGCGGCCACGCTGCTGACCGGCGGGGTCACCGCCGCGCCCGCCGCGGCGGTGCCGCCGCCGTCGCAGGACGCGTTCTATCAAGCCCCGGCGGGCTTCGAAGCCACCGAACCCGGCACCGTGCTCAAGTCCCGGGAGGTGCGGCTCGCGGTGATCACGGTGCTGCCGCTGAATGTGCGCTCCTGGCAGCTGATGTACCGCACCACCGATCTGTTCGAGCAACCCACCGTCGCGGTCAGCACCGTCATCCTGCCCGCGGGCGCGGATCCGAACCGGCCCCGGCCGCTGGTCTCGCTCCAGTTCTATTACGACAGCGCCAGCCCGGACTGCGCACCCTCGTTCGTGCTCCGAGAGGGTGCGGGTCTGCCAGGCCTGGAAGGCATCCATTCACAAAGTGAACTGATCGCCCTGGCCGCGCTGATCAGTCAGGGCTGGGCGGTCTCCATCCCGGATTACGAAGGGCTGCAAGGACATCTGGCGGTCGCCAAGGAACCCGGCTACATGACGCTGGACGGCATCCGGGCCGCCGAGCGGTTCGAGCCGCTGGGCCTGGACGGGGTGCACACACCGGTCGCGATGTGGGGCTACTCCGGTGGCGGCATGGGCTCGGGCTGGGCCGCCGAAATGCAGCCGAGCTATGCGCCGGAATTGAACGTCGAGGGGGTTGCGCTCGGCGCGCCGACCTCGGATGTGGTCTCGCTGCTACACACCAACGGCTCGATGTTCTCCAGCCTGGTGGGTATCGGCATGGCCTCGCTGTCCAAGGCCTACCCCGCGTTCCGGGAGACCACCTACCGGCACCTGACGCCGGAGGGGCGCGGGCTGCTGGATCGGATCAACTCGCAGTGCCTCCCGCGCAATGCGCTGACCGCGATGTTCGTGGATTACCAACGGCTGCTGGATATTCCGATCAAGGACTTCCTGGCCCTGCCGGAAATCAAGGAAGTCTTCGACGCCACGGTACTGGGCCGCAACACCCCGACCGCGCCGATCTTCCTGTACCAGGGCGTCTTCGACGAAGCGGTGCCGGTGTGGACCAATGACCGGTTGTCCCAGCAGTGGTGTGCCGCAGGCGCTTCCGTGCTCTACAAGCGCGATCATCTCAGCGAGCACCTGACCCTGCCCTCGCTCGGCATGGCCGACACGTTCAACTGGCTGAAGTCCCGGCTCGCGCCCGGCGCCCCCGACCAGGTCGGCTGCCGCACCGAGAACACGGTCTCCATGCTGGCCGACACCAACGACCTGATCACCCAGATCGAGATCAACCTGAACGCCACCTTCGGCGCACTGGGCTTCCCGATCGGCCCGCGCGAACGGTAG
- a CDS encoding TetR/AcrR family transcriptional regulator: MTRSNSAARPAPAPAQAPARRRIRGLDAEQRSAQRRSQLLDSATELFAAQSFSGTSIEQICQHAFVGTKGFYDHFDSKEACYIALLEQLTAQIQDRVAAAAAAVADRPRPERIAAVLTEFVHAIADDPRLAKVTFGEAGGISPTVEKQRRGNRRWAAAFLERQWSDEPNPDRASLALALATVGGMFELVADWLHHHDDGGVPDAVGVLIEDLIRFVAAVEAGRAAVAR, encoded by the coding sequence ATGACCCGCAGCAACTCCGCCGCGCGGCCGGCCCCAGCCCCGGCCCAGGCTCCGGCGCGGCGCCGGATCCGTGGTCTCGACGCCGAACAGCGCAGCGCGCAACGGCGCAGTCAACTGCTCGATTCGGCCACCGAACTGTTCGCCGCGCAAAGCTTTTCGGGTACCTCGATCGAGCAGATCTGCCAGCACGCGTTCGTCGGAACCAAGGGCTTCTACGATCACTTCGATAGCAAGGAAGCCTGCTATATCGCGCTGCTGGAACAGCTGACGGCGCAGATTCAGGATCGGGTCGCCGCGGCGGCGGCCGCGGTCGCCGACCGGCCGCGCCCGGAACGGATCGCCGCGGTCCTGACGGAGTTCGTGCACGCCATCGCCGACGATCCCCGCCTGGCCAAGGTCACCTTCGGCGAAGCGGGCGGCATTTCGCCGACCGTGGAGAAACAGCGCCGCGGCAACCGGCGCTGGGCCGCCGCCTTCCTCGAGCGGCAGTGGTCGGACGAGCCGAACCCGGACCGCGCGAGTCTGGCGTTGGCGCTCGCGACGGTCGGCGGCATGTTCGAGCTGGTCGCCGACTGGCTGCACCACCACGACGACGGGGGCGTCCCGGACGCGGTCGGCGTCTTGATCGAGGACCTCATCCGGTTCGTCGCGGCCGTCGAGGCCGGCCGGGCCGCTGTCGCTCGCTGA